Proteins encoded together in one Alteribacter keqinensis window:
- a CDS encoding CCA tRNA nucleotidyltransferase, translating to MKVISPWEAANHVMDKLRASGFQAYACGGAVRDKIMNLDIRDVDVATNALPEEVLRLFPASIDVGVEHGTVVVPVKGDAVEVTAFRGKTIEEDLSMRDFTINAMAMTREGEIIDPFNGRDDIENGIIRGVRDPEARFKEDPLRMVRGYRFAFAYGFTIESNTAHAIGLHASLVKKSAVERIGQELEKMLPLSKGSLIALMESPIAGGLAPLLYSRQKWLRLLSCYNHPFTVDEVPLCWYILSDDNLTETLNRYRRSNLLKKQAGIIERVTSEIVTAGWSNQTLYQAGEEWIYSCEKIRALLLNKEPEFSTVKKKFEQLPIKKKSDMAVNGKMLMEEFQVSEGKWIGNTLKKVEYAIVTKKTENTKTAVFEYIRKELTG from the coding sequence GTGAAAGTAATATCACCATGGGAAGCTGCAAACCACGTAATGGATAAACTGCGCGCCAGCGGCTTCCAGGCTTATGCCTGCGGGGGAGCGGTTAGAGATAAAATAATGAACCTTGATATCAGGGATGTTGATGTGGCAACGAATGCTCTTCCTGAAGAGGTTTTAAGACTGTTTCCCGCAAGCATCGATGTAGGAGTGGAGCACGGAACGGTGGTTGTTCCGGTAAAAGGTGATGCCGTCGAGGTGACAGCGTTCCGGGGAAAGACGATAGAAGAAGACCTCAGTATGAGGGACTTCACGATCAATGCCATGGCCATGACTAGGGAAGGTGAAATTATCGATCCATTTAATGGCCGCGATGATATTGAAAATGGTATCATCCGCGGAGTCCGGGATCCGGAAGCACGTTTTAAGGAAGATCCCCTGAGAATGGTGAGGGGGTATCGATTTGCTTTTGCATACGGCTTTACTATTGAGTCAAATACCGCTCATGCCATAGGTTTACATGCATCTCTTGTAAAAAAATCAGCCGTCGAACGTATCGGTCAAGAGCTTGAGAAAATGCTTCCGTTGTCAAAGGGAAGTCTGATCGCACTTATGGAGTCTCCTATTGCAGGCGGGCTTGCTCCGTTACTGTACTCACGGCAAAAGTGGTTACGCCTTCTATCCTGCTACAACCATCCTTTTACTGTTGATGAGGTGCCGCTTTGCTGGTACATCCTCTCTGACGATAATCTTACAGAAACCCTTAACCGTTACAGGCGGAGCAACCTGTTAAAAAAACAGGCAGGTATCATTGAGCGTGTTACTTCGGAAATCGTAACGGCTGGCTGGTCCAACCAGACGCTCTACCAGGCGGGGGAAGAATGGATATATTCCTGCGAAAAAATCAGGGCTCTTCTTTTGAATAAAGAACCTGAGTTTTCAACTGTCAAAAAGAAATTTGAACAGCTTCCGATTAAAAAGAAATCCGATATGGCTGTCAACGGGAAAATGCTGATGGAAGAATTCCAGGTCAGTGAAGGAAAATGGATTGGAAATACGTTAAAAAAAGTGGAATATGCGATTGTGACGAAAAAAACAGAGAATACGAAAACTGCGGTTTTTGAGTATATACGAAAGGAACTAACCGGATGA
- a CDS encoding biotin--[acetyl-CoA-carboxylase] ligase has translation MKSSLLQMLRTKENEFISGEKLSEKLGCSRTAVWKHIDALRKEGYNVEAAPKKGYRLSDEPDTLSKHQLESRLKDETFITAVHHYPSIHSTQETAHQLASENAPEGTLILADEQTKGKGRLGRQWHSPRETGIWMSLILRPDIEVKRAPQLTLLTAVAVVRGIKNAVGIDPEIKWPNDVLFEGKKVAGILTEMQAEPDKVHAIIVGLGLNVNQSQFPAPLDTIATSLRIESGKSVNRTDVLSSILIEWDWLYRTFLKEGFAAVKPLWEAHALTMGKRITARTPKETLTGIATGIDDSGVLLLRQDDGTLRHIYSADIEC, from the coding sequence ATGAAGTCAAGCCTTCTGCAAATGCTAAGAACGAAAGAAAATGAATTTATTTCAGGTGAAAAACTGAGTGAAAAGCTTGGCTGCTCAAGAACAGCTGTCTGGAAACATATCGATGCCCTAAGAAAAGAGGGTTACAATGTTGAGGCGGCACCGAAGAAAGGGTACCGTCTTTCTGATGAGCCGGATACCTTATCAAAACATCAGCTTGAATCAAGACTGAAAGATGAGACATTTATAACAGCCGTCCATCACTATCCATCGATCCATTCCACCCAGGAAACGGCCCACCAGCTGGCCAGTGAAAATGCACCGGAAGGAACCCTTATTCTTGCAGATGAACAGACGAAAGGAAAAGGGAGACTCGGAAGACAGTGGCATTCACCACGGGAAACAGGAATATGGATGAGCCTGATTTTAAGACCGGATATCGAAGTGAAACGTGCTCCCCAGCTTACTCTCCTGACTGCGGTAGCAGTTGTCCGGGGCATTAAAAATGCTGTCGGCATTGACCCTGAAATCAAATGGCCGAATGATGTACTCTTTGAAGGGAAAAAAGTAGCGGGAATTCTCACAGAGATGCAGGCAGAGCCTGATAAGGTTCATGCCATCATTGTCGGACTCGGTCTGAACGTCAATCAGTCCCAATTCCCTGCTCCCCTGGACACGATTGCAACTTCCCTGAGAATTGAGAGTGGAAAATCTGTAAACAGAACCGATGTTCTTTCATCCATCCTTATTGAATGGGACTGGCTTTACCGCACCTTTTTAAAAGAGGGATTTGCAGCTGTTAAGCCCTTATGGGAAGCTCATGCTCTCACGATGGGCAAAAGAATTACAGCAAGAACACCAAAAGAAACGCTCACGGGTATTGCAACAGGAATTGACGACTCGGGAGTCCTTCTTCTTCGCCAGGACGACGGGACCCTCAGACATATCTATTCTGCGGATATTGAATGTTAA